A single region of the Hippopotamus amphibius kiboko isolate mHipAmp2 chromosome 6, mHipAmp2.hap2, whole genome shotgun sequence genome encodes:
- the LOC130854979 gene encoding LOW QUALITY PROTEIN: P2Y purinoceptor 3-like (The sequence of the model RefSeq protein was modified relative to this genomic sequence to represent the inferred CDS: inserted 2 bases in 1 codon; deleted 2 bases in 1 codon), which translates to MEKLETNISKEETFCHFSEDYKQIYLSLTYSIIFVLGMPLNGTVLWLSWRQTKPWSCATIYLVNLMVADLLYVLTLPFLIITHSLGDRWLFGELLCRLVRFLFYTNLYSSILLLTCISVHRFLGVCHPLRSLPYRTRRHALLGTAATWALVVLQLLPTLVFSHTDYVNGHTICYDTTSPEHFDQFFAYSMVLMLSGFLSLLGHLGVLLADGQEPDQARGDPHEAGQRVPGQVHPDHPAGVRPLHPLFCALPHHALPLLHSLLPAFTELPAPDGEQPGLQDMEASGEPEQLPQPSPVLSVXGGNNRVRLFQELRRNKVGEPPAGAKGERRRGGHIWVLSR; encoded by the exons ATGGAGAAGCTGGAGACCAACATCTCAAAGGAGGAAACATTCTGCCACTTCTCGGAGGACTACAAGCAAATCTACCTCTCCCTGACCTATAGTATCATCTTCGTGCTAGGGATGCCCCTGAATGGCACTGTCCTGTGGCTCTCCTGGCGCCAAACCAAGCCCTGGAGCTGTGCCACCATCTACCTGGTGAACCTGATGGTGGCCGACCTGCTCTATGTGCTGACACTGCCCTTCCTCATCATCACCCACTCCCTGGGTGACAGATGGCTCTTCGGGGAGCTGCTCTGCAGGCTGGTGCGCTTCCTGTTCTACACCAACCTCTACAGCAGCATCCTGCTGCTGACCTGCATCTCCGTGCACCGCTTCCTGGGCGTGTGCCATCCGCTGCGTTCACTGCCCTACCGGACACGCCGGCACGCCCTGCTGGGCACTGCCGCCACGTGGGCCCTGGTGGTCCTCCAACTGCTGCCCACGCTGGTCTTCTCCCACACGGACTACGTCAATGGGCACACAATCTGCTATGACACGACCAGCCCAGAGCACTTTGATCAGTTTTTTGCCTACAGCATGGTCCTGATGCTGTCCGGCTTT CTTTCCCTCCTTGGTCATCTTGGTGTGCTACTCGCTGATGGTCAGGAGCCTGACCAAGCCAGAGGAGACCCTCATGAGGCTGGGCAGCGCGTCCCGGGCCAAGTCCATCCGGACCATCCTGCTGGTGTGCGGCCTCTTCACCCTCTGTTTTGTGCCCTTCCACATCATGCGCTCCCTCTACTTCATTCTCTGCTTCCTGCCTTCACAGAACTGCCAGCTCCTGATGGTGAGCAGCCTGGCCTACAAGATATGGAGGCCTCTGGTGAGCCTGAGCAGCTGCCTCAACCCAGTCCTGTACTTTCTGT AGGTGGGAACAACAGAGTCAGGCTCTTCCAGGAACTGAGGCGAAACAAGGTGGGCGAGCCCCCAGCTGGAGCCAAGGGAGAGAGACGCAGGGGTGGACACATCTGGGTACTGTCAAGATGA